Proteins from a single region of Candidatus Neomarinimicrobiota bacterium:
- the deoC gene encoding deoxyribose-phosphate aldolase — MNTDLAAKIDHTLLKPDATEGDIRSLCGEARRYGFASVCVNPVWVSLCKQLLRDTGIMVATVIGFPLGALPVEWKAREAAQAAVAGADELDMVMNIGFLKSGRDAEVEADIRAVVEAAAGRTVKVIIEAALLTDEEKEQACLLAQRAGAQFVKTATGFSKGGATEQDVALMRRVVGDKMGVKAAGGIRSAEDARKLLAAGASRLGTSAGVAIVSNDS, encoded by the coding sequence GTGAATACTGACCTGGCTGCGAAAATAGACCATACGCTTTTGAAGCCCGATGCCACTGAAGGGGACATTCGGAGCCTGTGCGGGGAGGCCCGGCGGTACGGTTTTGCTTCGGTGTGTGTGAACCCGGTATGGGTAAGCCTGTGCAAGCAGCTTCTCCGGGACACTGGAATCATGGTGGCTACCGTCATCGGATTTCCGCTGGGAGCTCTGCCGGTTGAGTGGAAGGCTCGGGAGGCGGCGCAGGCGGCGGTCGCAGGCGCTGACGAGCTGGATATGGTGATGAACATCGGCTTTCTGAAGTCCGGTCGCGATGCGGAGGTGGAGGCCGACATCCGGGCGGTAGTGGAGGCCGCTGCCGGCCGCACGGTCAAGGTGATCATCGAAGCGGCTTTGCTCACGGATGAGGAGAAGGAGCAGGCCTGCCTCCTGGCCCAGCGGGCGGGCGCTCAGTTTGTCAAGACCGCGACCGGCTTCAGTAAAGGGGGCGCCACCGAGCAGGACGTCGCCCTGATGCGTCGGGTGGTAGGAGACAAAATGGGGGTAAAGGCAGCCGGAGGTATCCGCAGCGCTGAGGATGCCCGGAAGCTGCTGGCGGCGGGGGCCT